In the Pirellulales bacterium genome, one interval contains:
- a CDS encoding calcium/sodium antiporter translates to MWGAALFIWGLVVLIVGAELVVRGGAALAASLGVKPLILGLTVVAIGTSFPELAVGITACVQGSGAIAVGNIAGTNLLNILFILGLSALLRPLPLHLQVFKLELPVMVVAATMMTVLAFDGILSRLDGALMLTAAGFYTVALVRLSRQESRNTAKEFQEQFGVEPSEVVQPSRRVRIKFATILGIGIVLSILGADWLVGGAVSIAHSFGVSDAMIGLTIVAVGTSAPEFVTTVVATIKNERDIAVGNLLGSSIYNILVILAITCLASPQPIPVEPQLLFFDIPIMAAVALLCIPVFITGRSVSRFEGGMFVTIYLLYMVALLQFHT, encoded by the coding sequence ATGTGGGGCGCAGCGTTATTCATCTGGGGACTCGTCGTCCTGATTGTCGGCGCCGAGCTCGTCGTGCGGGGGGGCGCGGCATTGGCGGCCTCGCTGGGGGTCAAGCCGCTCATTCTCGGGCTGACCGTGGTCGCGATTGGCACCAGCTTTCCCGAGCTGGCCGTCGGCATCACGGCGTGCGTGCAGGGGAGCGGGGCGATTGCCGTGGGCAATATCGCGGGCACCAACCTGCTCAATATCCTGTTTATTCTCGGCCTGAGCGCCCTGCTGCGTCCGCTCCCGCTGCACTTGCAGGTGTTCAAGCTGGAACTGCCGGTGATGGTGGTCGCCGCGACGATGATGACCGTCTTGGCGTTCGACGGGATCCTGTCTCGGCTCGACGGCGCGCTCATGCTGACGGCGGCAGGGTTCTACACCGTGGCGCTGGTGCGGCTGAGTCGCCAGGAATCTCGCAACACGGCCAAAGAGTTTCAGGAGCAGTTCGGCGTCGAGCCGAGCGAGGTCGTGCAACCTTCGAGGCGGGTGCGGATAAAGTTTGCCACGATCCTCGGCATAGGCATCGTGTTGTCGATTCTCGGCGCCGACTGGCTGGTCGGTGGCGCGGTCAGCATCGCCCACAGTTTCGGCGTCTCCGATGCCATGATCGGCCTGACGATCGTGGCCGTGGGGACCTCGGCGCCCGAGTTCGTGACCACCGTCGTGGCGACCATCAAGAACGAACGCGATATTGCCGTCGGCAATCTGCTGGGCAGCAGCATTTACAACATCCTGGTGATCCTGGCGATCACTTGCCTGGCCTCACCACAGCCGATCCCTGTCGAGCCGCAGTTGTTGTTCTTCGACATTCCCATCATGGCGGCCGTGGCGTTGCTCTGTATTCCCGTCTTCATCACGGGACGGAGCGTGTCGCGCTTCGAAGGAGGCATGTTCGTGACGATATACCTGTTGTACATGGTCGCGCTCCTCCAGTTCCACACCTAA
- a CDS encoding response regulator — protein MNELGWFLAVLMTVAVLAPAAWLLGRRLLPGATPPESSRTGESTDLELLKQTAVLTREKEQLQSYLDEYRQAEEALRASEEKYRALVENANDAIVIAQDGAVHFANPKTEAMLGYSFAELATMPFTEIIAPEDRALVVERYTRRLEGEDVPSRYRFRAVTSDGRKLWVEINSVIVTWEGRPASLSFLRDIDDQMQAEENLRASEAKNRAMLDATPDLLLIVDREGKCLEARASREFGVALPAGTVGAKVTDYFPHDLADRLLAVIYRALSTGQLQTLELRLPTPEGLRHLESRVVVCGDDTVLFIVRDVTQRKREEAELKEAKLVAEEANRAKSRFLANMSHEIRTPMNAIIGMTELSLASDLGEEQRRLLSGVLESAEFMLALINTLLDFSKIEAGKLTLDPTEFRLRDDVGDALHALALRAHEKELELICHIDADVPDRLVGDSARLRQVLFNLVGNAVKFTEQGEVVLRVHRAAVADGGAITLRFEVRDTGIGIPHDKQAAIFEPFQQADDSTTRRYGGTGLGLAISSQLVDLMGGSIGVESVPDQGTTFYFTTTFEVVPDDRPLPAPSLTDKAVLIVEDNAACRQSLADTVAGAGARVVAVANAREAFAALAQALSEGRAFAGAIVDAGLPDEHGLEVVRQLHAKTPPTAAILLMTHGDVGHSVIGRTELPHVRCLMKPVKQTDLLAALAVDAASVQATAAIARPTSDFGAAVRPLRILLAEDNAINQKVAVSMLGARGHHVVCASDGREALERLGQEQFDLVLMDVQMPVMGGLEATAAIRAQEQGTGQHLPIIAMTAHAMKGDREDCLAAGMDDYVAKPIRARELFAAVERAERYRAAGCQELAAPVMAGESRPPGANRRAEEPVVEETIDERESELVFDPQTALACVNGDAELLREIVGLFLDDAPRLIGELREAIDGADASSVRRVAHTIKNSVGYFGLKSTFERALELENMGRAAELAGADRAWQRLRSEVERLQPILAEFVNSQSEEETQSAET, from the coding sequence GTGAACGAGCTTGGGTGGTTTCTGGCGGTGCTCATGACCGTGGCGGTCCTCGCCCCGGCCGCCTGGTTGTTGGGGCGGCGTCTTTTGCCCGGCGCCACACCTCCCGAGTCATCGAGAACCGGCGAATCCACGGATCTCGAATTGCTCAAGCAGACGGCCGTGCTGACGCGCGAGAAGGAACAACTGCAAAGCTATCTCGACGAGTACCGCCAGGCCGAAGAGGCCCTCCGCGCCAGCGAAGAAAAGTACCGTGCGCTCGTCGAAAATGCCAACGACGCCATCGTGATCGCGCAGGACGGTGCGGTCCACTTTGCCAACCCCAAGACCGAGGCGATGCTGGGCTATTCCTTCGCCGAACTGGCGACGATGCCCTTCACCGAGATCATCGCTCCCGAAGATCGTGCCCTGGTCGTCGAGCGTTACACGCGCCGACTGGAGGGGGAGGACGTGCCGAGCCGGTACCGCTTTCGCGCCGTCACGAGCGACGGCCGTAAGCTGTGGGTCGAGATCAACTCGGTCATCGTCACGTGGGAGGGACGCCCGGCGTCGTTGTCGTTCTTGCGCGACATCGACGACCAGATGCAGGCCGAAGAAAACCTGCGCGCGAGCGAGGCGAAGAATCGCGCCATGCTCGATGCCACCCCCGACCTGCTGCTGATCGTCGATCGCGAAGGGAAATGCCTCGAAGCCCGGGCCAGCCGCGAGTTCGGCGTGGCGCTTCCCGCCGGCACCGTCGGGGCCAAGGTAACCGACTACTTTCCGCACGACCTGGCCGATCGGCTGCTGGCGGTGATTTATCGCGCGTTGTCGACCGGGCAATTGCAGACGCTGGAGTTGCGGTTGCCCACGCCCGAGGGATTGCGCCATCTCGAATCGCGCGTCGTGGTCTGCGGCGATGACACGGTGCTCTTCATCGTCCGCGACGTAACGCAGCGCAAGCGGGAAGAGGCCGAGCTGAAGGAAGCGAAGCTGGTCGCCGAAGAGGCGAATCGCGCCAAAAGCCGCTTTCTGGCCAACATGAGTCACGAGATTCGCACGCCGATGAACGCCATCATCGGCATGACCGAGTTGTCGCTCGCCAGCGACTTGGGCGAAGAGCAGCGGCGGCTACTCTCCGGCGTGCTCGAATCGGCCGAATTCATGCTGGCGCTGATCAATACGCTGCTCGATTTCTCGAAGATCGAGGCCGGCAAGCTGACGCTCGATCCCACCGAATTCCGCCTGCGCGACGACGTGGGCGACGCCCTGCATGCGCTCGCCTTGCGGGCGCACGAGAAGGAGCTCGAGCTCATCTGCCACATCGACGCGGACGTGCCCGACCGGCTGGTGGGAGATTCGGCGCGGCTGCGCCAGGTACTGTTCAACCTGGTGGGAAACGCCGTGAAGTTCACCGAACAGGGCGAAGTCGTGCTGCGCGTCCACCGCGCGGCGGTCGCCGACGGCGGGGCGATCACGCTGCGGTTCGAAGTACGCGACACCGGCATCGGTATCCCGCACGACAAGCAGGCGGCCATTTTCGAGCCCTTCCAGCAGGCCGACGACTCGACGACGCGCCGCTATGGCGGAACGGGCCTGGGACTGGCGATTTCTTCACAGCTCGTCGACCTGATGGGAGGCTCGATAGGCGTCGAAAGCGTGCCCGACCAGGGGACCACGTTTTACTTCACCACGACGTTCGAGGTGGTGCCCGACGATCGACCTCTCCCCGCCCCGTCGCTGACCGACAAGGCGGTGTTGATCGTCGAAGATAACGCTGCCTGTCGCCAGTCTCTGGCCGACACGGTGGCCGGCGCCGGCGCCCGCGTGGTTGCCGTGGCCAACGCTCGCGAGGCCTTCGCCGCCCTCGCACAAGCACTGTCCGAGGGGCGCGCCTTTGCCGGCGCCATCGTCGATGCGGGACTGCCCGATGAGCACGGGCTCGAGGTCGTGCGGCAGCTTCACGCCAAGACGCCGCCGACGGCGGCCATCTTGCTGATGACGCACGGCGACGTGGGGCACAGCGTGATCGGGCGAACCGAGTTGCCGCACGTGCGCTGTCTGATGAAGCCGGTCAAACAGACCGATCTGCTCGCGGCCCTGGCCGTCGACGCCGCATCGGTGCAGGCCACTGCGGCGATTGCACGCCCGACGAGCGATTTCGGCGCCGCGGTACGGCCGCTGCGCATCCTGCTGGCCGAAGACAACGCCATCAATCAGAAGGTGGCGGTCAGCATGCTCGGCGCCCGAGGGCATCACGTCGTGTGCGCGAGCGACGGACGCGAAGCGCTCGAACGTCTAGGCCAGGAGCAGTTCGACCTGGTGCTGATGGATGTGCAGATGCCGGTGATGGGAGGGCTCGAGGCGACGGCCGCCATTCGCGCCCAAGAGCAAGGCACGGGCCAGCATCTGCCGATCATCGCCATGACGGCTCACGCGATGAAAGGGGATCGCGAAGATTGCCTCGCCGCCGGCATGGATGACTATGTTGCCAAGCCGATCCGCGCGCGGGAGCTGTTTGCCGCCGTCGAGCGCGCAGAAAGGTATCGAGCGGCCGGTTGTCAGGAACTTGCGGCTCCGGTCATGGCTGGTGAATCGCGGCCACCCGGGGCGAACCGCCGAGCGGAAGAGCCCGTCGTCGAAGAGACCATCGACGAACGGGAGAGCGAGCTGGTCTTCGATCCGCAGACAGCTCTGGCCTGCGTCAATGGCGATGCCGAACTGCTGCGCGAGATCGTGGGCCTGTTTCTCGACGATGCGCCGCGCTTGATCGGCGAGCTGCGCGAGGCCATTGACGGGGCCGATGCGTCCAGCGTGCGGCGGGTCGCCCACACGATCAAGAACTCGGTGGGGTACTTCGGTCTGAAGAGTACCTTCGAGCGAGCGCTCGAGCTGGAAAACATGGGTCGCGCCGCCGAGTTGGCGGGCGCCGATCGCGCCTGGCAGCGTCTGCGATCCGAAGTCGAACGATTGCAGCCGATCCTGGCCGAGTTCGTAAACTCGCAGAGTGAAGAAGAAACCCAAAGCGCGGAGACCTGA
- a CDS encoding pentapeptide repeat-containing protein, with translation MVLLRIEADTLSGAKLTGSKLREANLADLDLTGANLANCDLRDANFRGARLKGTLFNSSYLNNANFEEALLSAANLTDAFLIGANLSRAKFDGAILRYAQAAGAIMVGTDFAGADLSMADLRANLQGANLMKADLRGANLSGADLSGANLDGANLAGANLTTARLVGAKMHGTVNARGRTAEQPAFRARAKRPWWQLWS, from the coding sequence GTGGTCCTGCTGCGCATCGAGGCCGACACGCTCTCGGGCGCCAAGCTCACGGGATCGAAGCTGCGCGAGGCGAACCTGGCCGACTTGGATCTGACCGGGGCCAACCTGGCGAATTGCGACCTCCGCGACGCCAACTTCCGCGGGGCTCGGCTCAAGGGAACCCTGTTCAACAGCAGCTATCTGAACAATGCCAATTTTGAAGAGGCCTTGCTCAGTGCCGCGAATCTGACCGACGCCTTCTTGATCGGGGCGAATCTTTCTCGCGCGAAGTTCGATGGGGCCATCCTGCGTTACGCCCAGGCGGCCGGGGCCATCATGGTGGGCACCGACTTCGCCGGCGCCGATTTGAGCATGGCCGACCTGCGGGCGAACCTCCAAGGTGCTAACCTGATGAAGGCCGACCTGCGCGGTGCGAACCTCAGCGGGGCCGACCTGTCGGGGGCCAATCTCGACGGGGCGAACCTGGCGGGGGCCAATCTCACGACCGCGCGGCTCGTCGGCGCCAAGATGCACGGCACCGTCAACGCGCGCGGCCGCACGGCCGAACAACCGGCGTTCCGCGCGCGGGCGAAACGGCCCTGGTGGCAACTCTGGAGTTGA
- a CDS encoding universal stress protein: MKILLAVDGSPCSNAAVEEVCRRPWPPDTEVHVVTVHRPAEPSLLKSSPTIFDELVKQQRSEALGHLTAAVETLEQRAPGLRVMSLLLEGLPKDAILDEAERWDADLIVVGSHGYSPVRRFLLGSVSLAVATGAPCSVQIVRGPVESAANGSHDC; this comes from the coding sequence ATGAAGATTCTGCTAGCCGTAGATGGTTCGCCCTGCAGCAACGCCGCCGTCGAAGAGGTCTGCCGGCGTCCGTGGCCGCCGGATACCGAAGTACACGTGGTGACGGTCCACCGGCCGGCGGAGCCGAGCCTGTTGAAGTCCTCGCCCACGATCTTCGATGAGCTCGTGAAGCAACAGCGCAGCGAGGCACTAGGCCATCTTACGGCCGCGGTCGAGACGCTCGAGCAGCGCGCTCCTGGTCTACGCGTTATGTCGCTGTTGCTCGAAGGGCTGCCGAAGGACGCGATCCTGGACGAGGCCGAGCGGTGGGACGCGGATCTCATCGTGGTGGGGTCGCACGGATACAGCCCGGTTCGTCGCTTCCTGCTCGGTTCCGTCTCGTTGGCGGTGGCGACCGGCGCGCCCTGCTCAGTGCAGATCGTGCGTGGACCCGTCGAGTCAGCCGCCAACGGGTCGCACGACTGCTGA
- a CDS encoding segregation/condensation protein A, which produces MDFRVDLEVFRGPLDLLLYLVRKHEVEITDLPVSLITEQYVRYLDVIEHLDVNAAGDFLEMASTLAEIKSRLVLPHGDEGELELEDPRQELVRQLLEYKQFKDAASMLDERSRAWQEHFPRVAPDAPPQNRDLAHESLQEVELWDLVSALGRVMRDNLGGPTSNIVYDDTPIHVYMSRVHTRLNERGRLAFSDLFERGMHKSRVVGIFLALLELVRHHSVRAEQNELFGEIWLVPGENRREDVDFSGADSYEHQPATNSAEPVVESTAPADVEETTEAPAIEEASTTEPAAEEPDEFPQ; this is translated from the coding sequence GTGGACTTTCGCGTCGATCTCGAGGTCTTTCGCGGACCGCTCGATCTGCTCCTGTACCTGGTGCGCAAGCACGAGGTCGAGATCACCGATCTGCCCGTCTCGCTGATCACCGAACAGTACGTGCGTTACCTGGACGTGATCGAACATCTCGACGTGAATGCGGCGGGGGACTTTCTCGAGATGGCCAGCACCCTGGCCGAGATCAAGTCGCGGCTGGTCCTGCCACACGGCGACGAAGGAGAACTCGAGCTCGAAGATCCCCGCCAGGAGCTCGTGCGGCAACTGCTCGAGTACAAGCAGTTCAAAGATGCCGCCAGCATGCTCGACGAGCGGAGCCGTGCCTGGCAGGAGCACTTTCCGCGGGTGGCCCCCGACGCGCCCCCGCAAAATCGCGACCTCGCGCACGAGTCGCTGCAAGAGGTCGAGCTGTGGGATCTGGTCAGTGCCCTGGGACGCGTCATGCGCGACAACCTGGGAGGTCCGACCTCGAACATCGTGTACGACGACACACCGATCCACGTCTACATGTCGCGCGTGCATACCCGGCTCAACGAACGGGGAAGACTCGCCTTTAGCGACCTCTTCGAGCGTGGCATGCACAAATCGAGAGTCGTGGGCATCTTTCTCGCGCTGCTGGAGCTGGTGCGACACCACTCGGTCCGCGCCGAACAGAACGAGCTGTTCGGCGAAATCTGGCTCGTCCCGGGAGAGAATCGCCGCGAGGACGTCGATTTCAGCGGAGCGGACTCCTACGAGCATCAGCCGGCAACGAACTCGGCGGAGCCGGTCGTGGAATCGACCGCCCCCGCCGACGTGGAAGAAACCACCGAGGCGCCCGCGATCGAAGAAGCATCGACCACCGAGCCGGCCGCTGAAGAACCAGACGAGTTTCCGCAGTAG